The following proteins come from a genomic window of Methanosarcina sp. MTP4:
- a CDS encoding nucleoside triphosphate pyrophosphohydrolase, whose product MTEKTSYTSYDKLVRDKIPEIIRSSNRVPECEILDEDEEYPQYLIRKLYEEVLEFMEEPCVEELADIREVVDALSRVTGFERVEQIQEKKREERGGFEKRILLTGVYEDEGE is encoded by the coding sequence ATGACCGAAAAAACCAGCTACACATCCTATGACAAGCTCGTCCGCGACAAAATCCCGGAAATCATAAGAAGCTCAAACAGGGTTCCGGAGTGCGAAATTCTTGATGAGGATGAGGAATACCCGCAGTATCTTATAAGAAAACTCTATGAGGAAGTCCTGGAGTTCATGGAAGAGCCGTGTGTTGAGGAGCTGGCGGACATAAGGGAAGTTGTTGATGCGCTTTCCCGGGTCACAGGGTTTGAAAGGGTTGAGCAAATCCAGGAGAAGAAGAGGGAAGAGAGAGGCGGTTTTGAGAAGAGGATATTGCTTACCGGGGTTTATGAGGACGAGGGAGAATAA